Proteins from one Geomonas agri genomic window:
- a CDS encoding phenylacetate--CoA ligase family protein, with amino-acid sequence MTWNADKGLELARLDAAAIAARQEELLRRHVRYCAEHSPFYRAMFRQAGVAPGDIATLADLARLPLTEKHHLEECRDDFLAVAQDQVTDVCLTSGTTGKPIAMLQNNADLERLTYNEEISFRGVGITSADRVLVAAAIDRCFMAGLAYFMGLTRIGATVIRGGSSSTALLVELIRNCRPSAIIAVPTLLLALAKKLEQEGLAPAEVGVTRLICIGEPVRTPDFALSPLGERLLQAWGCRIFGTYASTEMATSFTDCDAGLGGHLHPDLVAVEIVDEEGRPVPDGTPGEVIATPLGVSAMPLLRFRTGDIATLHREPCPCGRNTPRLGPVVGRKSQMLKYRGTTVYPPAIATVLQGMHGVQGFYIEAESEFALSDRIRVVVGTADSSLTAAQVAKKIAAAIRVSPEVVLVSPEEVLRVTMQEDKRKPVLFFDRRTSPA; translated from the coding sequence ATGACCTGGAATGCCGACAAGGGGCTCGAGCTCGCCCGCCTGGACGCCGCCGCCATCGCCGCGCGCCAGGAGGAGCTGCTACGCCGCCACGTGCGCTACTGCGCGGAGCACTCCCCCTTTTACCGCGCCATGTTCCGCCAGGCCGGCGTGGCACCGGGGGATATCGCGACGCTGGCAGACCTGGCCCGGCTCCCGCTCACCGAGAAGCACCACCTGGAGGAGTGTCGTGACGATTTCCTCGCCGTGGCACAGGACCAGGTCACCGATGTCTGCCTCACCTCCGGCACCACCGGCAAGCCCATCGCCATGCTGCAAAATAACGCCGACCTGGAACGGCTCACCTACAACGAGGAGATCTCCTTCCGGGGTGTGGGCATCACCAGCGCCGACCGCGTCCTGGTCGCCGCCGCCATCGACCGCTGCTTCATGGCCGGGCTCGCCTACTTCATGGGGCTCACCAGGATCGGCGCCACCGTCATCCGCGGCGGCTCCAGCTCCACGGCGCTCCTGGTCGAGCTGATCAGGAACTGCCGTCCGAGCGCCATCATCGCCGTCCCCACCCTGCTCCTCGCCCTGGCGAAAAAGCTGGAGCAGGAGGGGCTCGCGCCGGCCGAAGTGGGTGTCACCCGGCTCATCTGCATCGGCGAGCCGGTGCGCACCCCCGATTTCGCCCTGTCCCCCTTGGGGGAGCGCCTGTTGCAGGCCTGGGGCTGCCGGATCTTCGGCACCTACGCCAGCACCGAGATGGCCACCTCCTTCACCGACTGCGACGCCGGTCTCGGAGGGCACCTTCACCCCGACCTGGTCGCCGTGGAGATCGTCGACGAGGAGGGGCGCCCGGTCCCGGACGGCACCCCGGGCGAGGTGATCGCCACACCGCTGGGGGTCTCCGCGATGCCGCTCCTGCGTTTCCGCACCGGCGACATTGCCACTCTGCACCGCGAGCCCTGCCCCTGCGGCCGCAACACGCCGCGCCTCGGGCCGGTGGTGGGACGGAAGTCCCAGATGCTCAAGTACCGCGGCACCACCGTCTACCCGCCAGCCATCGCCACCGTGCTGCAGGGGATGCACGGCGTGCAGGGGTTCTACATCGAGGCCGAGAGTGAGTTCGCCCTCTCGGACCGGATCCGCGTGGTGGTGGGCACCGCAGATTCGTCCCTCACCGCGGCGCAGGTGGCCAAGAAGATCGCCGCCGCCATCCGGGTCAGCCCCGAGGTGGTGCTGGTCTCTCCCGAGGAGGTCCTCAGGGTGACCATGCAGGAAGACAAGAGAAAGCCGGTACTCTTCTTCGACCGCCGCACCTCGCCGGCCTGA
- the fabG gene encoding 3-oxoacyl-ACP reductase FabG encodes MSSRKIALVTGASKGIGAAIALTLARDGFDIWLNYRSDHAAAAEVARGIEAAGASCRLLCCDVADPAAVKETLGPLLENESPEVLVNNAGHTKDTLMVWMAEDEWKDVLSVHLDGFFLVTKLVLVGMLKRRSGRVINIASTSGQSGVAGQVNYSAAKAGLIGATKALALETAKRKVLVNAVAPGFIETDMVAGLPKEKIVPMIPLGRMGTPEEVAEVVSFLASDKASYITGQVISVNGGIYL; translated from the coding sequence ATGTCATCTAGAAAGATCGCACTGGTGACCGGAGCGAGCAAAGGGATCGGAGCGGCCATTGCCCTGACCCTCGCCCGCGACGGCTTCGATATCTGGCTCAACTACCGGTCCGACCACGCGGCCGCCGCTGAAGTGGCGCGCGGGATCGAGGCCGCCGGGGCGTCCTGCCGGCTCCTCTGCTGCGACGTCGCCGACCCGGCCGCCGTCAAGGAGACGCTGGGACCGCTGCTCGAAAACGAGTCCCCGGAGGTGCTGGTCAACAACGCCGGCCACACCAAGGACACCCTCATGGTCTGGATGGCCGAAGACGAGTGGAAGGATGTCCTTTCCGTGCACCTGGACGGCTTCTTCCTGGTGACCAAGCTGGTGCTGGTCGGCATGCTGAAAAGGCGCAGCGGCCGGGTGATCAACATCGCCTCCACCTCCGGGCAAAGCGGTGTGGCGGGTCAGGTGAACTACTCCGCGGCCAAGGCGGGACTGATCGGCGCCACCAAGGCCCTGGCCCTCGAGACCGCCAAGCGCAAGGTCCTGGTCAACGCGGTCGCCCCCGGTTTCATCGAGACCGACATGGTGGCAGGGCTTCCCAAGGAGAAGATCGTCCCCATGATCCCGCTCGGGCGCATGGGCACCCCCGAGGAAGTGGCCGAGGTGGTCTCCTTCCTCGCCTCGGACAAGGCATCGTACATTACCGGGCAGGTGATCTCCGTCAACGGCGGCATCTACCTGTAG
- a CDS encoding phytoene desaturase family protein, whose protein sequence is MSYDYAVIGAGVSGITCALTLARSGYQVALIEQAPHIAPLLRGFSRHGVHFDTGFHYTGGLAPGEPLELFLRYLGVADRIETFSFDEQGFDLIRCQDPAFEFNFPIGVENLRERLAATFPAEREAIDSYLDQVDAAGRAMPYLNLDAELSQESLLQRVIGPSLREVLDRLTGNELLKSLLSVHTLLYGVSSREVPFALHAAIAGSYYQSVHGIRGGGLSLARAFDSRLAELGVTVLCSRQAAGIEISPGGAVSGVRLADGELIPCAAAIATVHPQLLLDLVPEGAFRPVYRKRLASLEETVSAVLCFATCDAPIPGLSGSNRFYIPDTRAMDELGGRAVGDGALYLSAAYRDGDPAPAGFIGICPALYSEAAAWQSRRGERPSGYQEYKEQALERLTAQITSAYPELSGHIASIEASTPLTVRDYCATPLGGLYGVKHMVGQYNPQPATRVPGLFLSGQAVASPGVMGAMLSGLVTCGTLLGHDRIRKELKGCC, encoded by the coding sequence TTGAGCTACGACTACGCCGTCATCGGTGCCGGCGTCTCCGGTATCACCTGCGCCCTCACCCTGGCCCGCAGCGGCTACCAGGTCGCGCTCATCGAACAGGCGCCCCACATCGCGCCGCTGTTGCGCGGCTTCTCGCGCCACGGCGTCCACTTCGACACCGGCTTCCACTACACCGGGGGGCTCGCGCCCGGCGAGCCGCTGGAATTGTTCCTGCGCTACCTGGGCGTCGCGGATCGCATCGAGACCTTCTCCTTCGATGAGCAAGGCTTCGACCTGATCCGCTGCCAGGACCCCGCTTTCGAGTTCAACTTCCCCATCGGGGTCGAGAACCTGCGCGAGCGGCTTGCCGCCACGTTCCCCGCTGAGCGGGAGGCCATCGACAGCTACCTTGACCAGGTAGACGCGGCGGGTCGCGCCATGCCCTACCTGAACCTTGACGCCGAGTTGAGCCAGGAGTCGCTGCTGCAGCGCGTCATCGGCCCGAGCCTGCGCGAGGTGCTGGACCGCCTGACCGGTAACGAGCTGTTAAAAAGCTTGCTTTCGGTGCACACCCTTTTATATGGTGTCTCCAGCCGCGAGGTCCCCTTTGCCCTGCACGCCGCCATCGCCGGGAGCTACTACCAGTCGGTGCACGGCATCCGCGGCGGAGGTTTGAGCCTGGCACGCGCCTTCGACAGCCGGCTCGCCGAGCTGGGCGTCACCGTGCTCTGCTCGCGGCAGGCCGCTGGCATCGAGATCTCCCCCGGCGGTGCGGTATCCGGGGTGCGCCTAGCCGACGGAGAGTTGATCCCCTGCGCCGCGGCGATCGCCACGGTCCACCCGCAGCTGCTGCTGGACCTGGTGCCGGAAGGCGCCTTCCGCCCGGTCTACCGCAAGCGGCTCGCCTCCCTGGAGGAGACCGTTTCCGCCGTGCTCTGCTTCGCCACCTGCGACGCGCCCATCCCCGGCCTCTCCGGGAGCAACCGGTTCTACATCCCCGATACGAGGGCCATGGACGAACTGGGGGGGCGGGCGGTAGGCGACGGTGCGCTCTACCTGAGCGCAGCGTACCGCGACGGCGACCCGGCCCCGGCCGGCTTCATCGGCATCTGCCCGGCCCTCTACAGCGAGGCTGCCGCGTGGCAGTCACGTCGGGGCGAGCGCCCCTCCGGGTACCAGGAATACAAGGAGCAGGCGCTGGAGCGCCTGACGGCGCAGATCACCAGCGCCTATCCCGAACTTAGCGGCCACATCGCGAGCATCGAGGCATCCACGCCGCTCACCGTGCGTGACTACTGCGCCACGCCGCTCGGGGGGCTCTACGGCGTCAAGCACATGGTGGGGCAGTACAACCCGCAACCGGCCACCCGGGTACCCGGCCTGTTCCTGTCCGGGCAGGCAGTGGCGTCGCCCGGGGTCATGGGGGCGATGCTCTCGGGGCTGGTCACCTGCGGTACCCTGCTCGGGCACGACCGCATCAGAAAGGAATTGAAGGGATGTTGCTGA
- a CDS encoding acyl carrier protein: MTEQEIVAKINSSLAEEFEYDLAAMTPETTLFEDMGLDSLDVVDLVIVLETAFSMKVREEEAIRKIRTLGDIHEFVIAKKRQLEGDR; this comes from the coding sequence ATGACCGAGCAGGAAATCGTAGCGAAGATCAATAGTTCCCTGGCGGAAGAGTTCGAGTACGACCTCGCGGCCATGACCCCGGAGACCACCCTGTTCGAGGACATGGGGCTGGACAGCCTGGACGTGGTCGACCTGGTGATCGTGCTGGAGACCGCCTTCAGCATGAAGGTGCGCGAGGAGGAGGCGATCCGCAAGATCCGCACCCTGGGCGACATCCACGAGTTCGTCATCGCCAAGAAACGCCAACTGGAGGGTGACCGGTAG
- a CDS encoding beta-ketoacyl-[acyl-carrier-protein] synthase family protein codes for MLLRRVVITGIGAVSPFGRGIDNLMDGLLAGRSGVVELPALAEIIGMRTRVAALVTGVDPMEIPRKFRRSMSSMSVFATLAAQDAVAMAGLAPEQLGSGRLGVSIGSTTGSPQTMEEFFREFNADHSLERMKSTLFFHIMNHSCASNVAQVLGVTGRVLAPAAACSTSTHAIGYGAEMIGLGKQEFMLCGGADEFHPLTSGTFDIINAASAAFNDTPHQTPRPFDVRRDGIVCGEGSGILLLESLDSALSRGAEILAEVTGFATNSDPGSIANPDTACIAQCMRLALADAGIEPGEVGYVNAHATATEQGDIAECAAIAEVFGADTPVSSLKGHLGHTMAASGALELAACVEMLRREVLVPTLNLDEVDPACAGVLHQREVAQRRVDTLIKNNFALGGVNSSIILRRYA; via the coding sequence ATGTTGCTGAGAAGAGTGGTCATCACCGGGATCGGGGCCGTTTCCCCCTTCGGGCGCGGGATCGATAACCTCATGGACGGACTGCTGGCCGGAAGAAGCGGCGTGGTCGAACTCCCGGCGCTCGCGGAAATAATCGGGATGCGCACCCGGGTCGCCGCGCTGGTCACCGGGGTCGACCCGATGGAGATCCCGCGCAAGTTCCGCCGCTCCATGTCCAGCATGTCCGTCTTCGCCACCCTGGCCGCCCAGGATGCCGTGGCCATGGCCGGACTCGCCCCGGAACAACTCGGTAGCGGCAGGCTCGGAGTCTCCATCGGCTCCACCACCGGCAGTCCGCAGACCATGGAGGAGTTCTTCCGCGAGTTCAACGCCGACCACAGCCTGGAGCGGATGAAGTCGACGCTCTTCTTCCACATCATGAACCACAGCTGCGCCTCCAACGTGGCGCAGGTCCTGGGGGTGACCGGCAGGGTGCTCGCCCCCGCCGCCGCCTGCTCGACCTCGACCCACGCCATCGGCTACGGAGCCGAGATGATCGGGCTTGGCAAGCAGGAGTTCATGCTCTGCGGCGGCGCCGACGAGTTCCACCCGCTCACGTCGGGCACCTTCGACATCATCAACGCAGCCTCGGCTGCCTTCAATGACACGCCGCACCAGACGCCGCGCCCCTTCGACGTCAGGCGCGACGGTATTGTCTGCGGCGAGGGGAGCGGCATCCTTCTCCTTGAATCGCTTGACTCGGCGCTTTCGCGCGGCGCCGAGATCCTGGCGGAGGTGACCGGGTTCGCCACCAACTCCGACCCCGGCAGCATCGCCAACCCCGACACGGCCTGCATCGCCCAGTGCATGCGCCTCGCCCTCGCCGACGCCGGCATCGAGCCGGGCGAGGTCGGCTACGTCAACGCCCACGCCACCGCCACCGAGCAGGGGGACATCGCCGAGTGCGCCGCCATCGCCGAGGTCTTCGGCGCGGACACCCCGGTCAGCAGCCTCAAGGGGCACCTGGGTCACACCATGGCCGCCAGCGGCGCCCTGGAACTGGCCGCCTGCGTGGAGATGCTGCGCCGTGAGGTGCTGGTCCCGACCCTCAACCTGGACGAGGTCGATCCCGCCTGCGCCGGTGTGCTGCACCAAAGGGAGGTCGCCCAGCGCCGGGTCGACACCCTGATCAAGAACAATTTCGCCTTGGGTGGCGTCAATTCATCCATAATCTTGAGGAGATATGCCTAG
- a CDS encoding beta-ketoacyl-[acyl-carrier-protein] synthase family protein, whose amino-acid sequence MHKVAITGIGIVSCLGSSIPEVALALESGRSGIVIDEERSRLGFRSPLTGRIAAFEQRAPLSKKQAKTMPDFAVHAFSAAWDALTMAGLPDELVQSPETGLIFGCDSSCLTAVEQVELLRERGDTQLIGSGHVFRSMTSCITMNLNTLLKCRGACWTISSACSSGGHAVGQGADLIAMGRQERIICGGAQEINWQSMCSFDGLGAFSLRLDDPAGASRPFDSGRDGLVPSGGAAALVLERYDLAVARGATILGEVAGYAFSSDGNHISVPSSEGLQRAMRQSITLAGLAPADIGYVCAHATSTPAGDAAEAKNISAVFGPVTPPVSSLKGMTGHELWMSGASQVVYSTIMAREGFIAKNLNFATPDEDSARLNIVTETLRATPEHVLCNSAGFGGTNSCLVLRFAR is encoded by the coding sequence GTGCATAAAGTAGCCATAACCGGGATCGGGATCGTTTCCTGCCTGGGGAGCAGCATACCGGAAGTCGCGCTGGCGCTCGAATCCGGGCGCTCGGGCATCGTGATCGACGAGGAGCGCAGCCGGCTGGGCTTTCGCAGCCCGCTCACCGGGCGTATCGCCGCGTTCGAGCAGCGCGCCCCCCTCTCGAAGAAGCAGGCCAAGACCATGCCCGACTTCGCGGTGCACGCCTTCTCCGCCGCCTGGGACGCGCTCACCATGGCGGGCCTCCCGGACGAGCTGGTGCAGAGTCCGGAGACGGGGCTCATCTTCGGCTGCGATTCCAGCTGCCTGACCGCCGTGGAGCAGGTGGAGCTTCTGCGCGAGCGCGGCGACACCCAGCTCATCGGCAGCGGGCACGTCTTTCGTTCCATGACCTCCTGCATCACCATGAACCTCAACACCCTTCTTAAGTGCCGCGGCGCCTGCTGGACCATCAGCTCGGCCTGCTCGAGCGGCGGGCACGCGGTGGGGCAGGGGGCAGACCTGATCGCCATGGGACGGCAGGAGCGCATCATCTGCGGCGGCGCACAGGAGATCAACTGGCAGTCCATGTGCAGCTTCGACGGCCTGGGAGCCTTCTCGTTGCGCCTGGACGACCCCGCCGGCGCCTCGCGCCCCTTCGACTCCGGCCGCGACGGCCTGGTCCCCAGCGGCGGTGCGGCCGCACTGGTACTGGAGCGCTACGACCTGGCGGTCGCCCGCGGCGCCACCATCCTGGGGGAAGTCGCCGGCTACGCCTTCTCCTCCGACGGCAACCACATCTCGGTACCGAGCAGCGAAGGGCTGCAGCGCGCCATGCGCCAGTCGATCACCCTCGCCGGCCTTGCCCCCGCCGACATCGGCTACGTCTGCGCCCACGCCACCTCGACCCCGGCCGGGGACGCGGCCGAGGCGAAGAACATCTCCGCGGTGTTCGGCCCGGTCACCCCGCCGGTGTCGTCGCTGAAAGGGATGACCGGGCACGAGCTCTGGATGTCGGGCGCCTCGCAGGTGGTCTACAGCACCATCATGGCGCGCGAGGGGTTCATCGCCAAAAACCTCAACTTCGCCACTCCCGACGAGGACTCGGCACGGCTCAACATCGTCACCGAGACGCTGCGCGCCACCCCGGAGCACGTCCTGTGCAACTCGGCCGGCTTTGGCGGCACCAACTCGTGCCTGGTGCTGAGGTTCGCCCGTTGA
- a CDS encoding sensor histidine kinase encodes MRRSGSGAGAAQPTADMDMQRLPLELETHQAELELQNRELQAAWEKADERAHSLDLVVKELESFSYAVSHDLRAPLRHINGYLSILAHDFDSYLPEEARHLLERSRRATSDMSRLIDELLELAKVNRIKIKPSMVNLSGLAKKAIEQLSEGAPGRRVEVVIAEGLFVQGDPALLNQLMWNLLENAWKYTSTTVAAKIEVGRLIVDDKLVIFVKDNGVGFDSNYKDNLFDPFQRLHGREFEGNGIGLATVRRIIDRHQGRIWAESQKGEGAIFFFTLP; translated from the coding sequence ATGAGAAGGTCGGGCTCAGGCGCCGGGGCAGCTCAGCCGACCGCGGACATGGACATGCAGCGCCTGCCGCTGGAGCTGGAGACGCATCAGGCCGAGCTCGAGCTACAGAACCGGGAACTGCAGGCCGCCTGGGAAAAAGCCGATGAACGCGCGCACAGCCTGGACCTTGTGGTGAAGGAGCTGGAATCGTTCAGTTACGCCGTGTCGCACGATCTCCGGGCGCCCTTGCGTCACATCAACGGCTACCTGAGCATTCTTGCCCATGACTTCGACTCCTACCTGCCCGAGGAGGCGCGGCATCTGCTGGAGCGCTCGCGCCGGGCCACCAGTGACATGAGCCGGCTCATCGACGAGTTGCTCGAGCTCGCCAAGGTGAACCGCATCAAGATAAAGCCCAGCATGGTGAACCTCTCCGGCCTGGCGAAAAAGGCGATCGAGCAGCTCTCGGAAGGAGCGCCGGGTCGGCGGGTGGAGGTGGTGATCGCGGAAGGGCTCTTCGTCCAGGGGGACCCGGCCCTGTTGAACCAGTTGATGTGGAACCTCCTCGAGAACGCCTGGAAATACACCTCCACCACCGTCGCGGCCAAGATAGAAGTCGGACGGCTCATCGTTGACGACAAGCTGGTCATCTTCGTGAAAGACAACGGGGTGGGGTTCGACAGCAACTACAAAGACAACCTGTTCGATCCCTTCCAGAGGCTGCACGGCAGGGAGTTCGAGGGCAACGGCATCGGCCTGGCGACGGTACGACGCATCATCGACCGGCACCAAGGGCGGATCTGGGCCGAATCGCAAAAGGGAGAGGGGGCCATCTTCTTCTTTACCTTGCCGTAG
- a CDS encoding lysophospholipid acyltransferase family protein: MTSQETPRHREKSGRFWLLRALLLNLTFYPLMALWTVAGIVASPLCLVLWKLATGWDLGRITRHLISIHGYGMVAITAPFVRFSSEGTGSIGRPCILVVNHLSFFDSYYMSTLPFHDIVFAVGAWPFKMYWYTLFMRLARYLDVETADWGDVVATCSETFANKGVVIFYPEGHRSRTGKLQPFYSGAFRLAKETGVPIVPLVITGTGDLLPPGRFALYPTRVRLKVLPPVDPALFPGHNGHLRLRREVRERMTRALAEMQGETGAMRKTK, translated from the coding sequence GTGACGTCGCAGGAAACCCCACGGCACCGGGAGAAAAGCGGCAGGTTCTGGCTGCTCCGGGCGCTGCTTCTCAACCTGACCTTCTACCCCCTGATGGCGCTCTGGACCGTCGCCGGCATCGTTGCGTCCCCGCTCTGCCTGGTGCTGTGGAAGCTGGCCACCGGCTGGGACCTGGGTCGGATCACCCGTCACCTGATCAGCATCCACGGCTACGGCATGGTCGCCATCACCGCCCCGTTCGTCCGCTTTTCCAGCGAGGGGACCGGGAGCATCGGGCGCCCCTGCATCCTGGTGGTGAACCATCTCTCCTTCTTCGACAGCTACTACATGTCCACGCTCCCTTTCCACGACATTGTGTTCGCCGTGGGGGCGTGGCCCTTCAAGATGTACTGGTACACGCTCTTCATGCGCCTGGCCCGTTACCTCGACGTGGAAACCGCTGATTGGGGTGACGTGGTGGCGACCTGCTCGGAGACCTTCGCCAACAAGGGCGTGGTGATCTTCTACCCCGAGGGGCACCGCTCGCGCACGGGAAAGCTGCAGCCCTTTTATTCCGGCGCCTTTCGGCTCGCCAAGGAGACCGGCGTCCCCATCGTGCCTCTGGTGATCACCGGGACCGGCGACCTGCTACCGCCGGGGCGCTTCGCGCTCTACCCCACCCGGGTGCGCCTGAAGGTGCTCCCCCCGGTGGACCCCGCCTTGTTCCCCGGGCATAACGGGCATCTGCGACTGCGCCGCGAGGTACGCGAGCGGATGACGCGGGCGCTGGCCGAGATGCAGGGGGAGACTGGCGCGATGAGGAAAACGAAATGA
- a CDS encoding HAL/PAL/TAL family ammonia-lyase: MSNRPTVTLNGADLTVADIVTIGVGDRAVALDAAALERCRASRAFLEEEVAARRIIYGVNTSFGPMCNKIIEDAEIEALQVNLIRSHAAGLGDPLKPYIANAVMAVRLNTLVKGYSGVRVELLEFMKELVNRGIAPYIPECGSVGASGDLIHLAHLALTIIGEGKSYYQNELHDTGALFARLGITPFSLSFKEGIALMNGTSAMTAVAAFALFGARKILNLSLFTGAFALEIFGGIDDAFDEDLHLVKPHPGQLEVARAIRALYAGSGNITLRKEMHERIRGHETDGPVYETSVNVQDVYSVRCTPQVLAPVLEAIDAAERTVTIEANSSNDNPIVIPERKKVIHGGNFHGQSIGFAMDSLCMAMATMCTLSERRINKFLDRSINEGLPEFLIPGTPGLTMGFMGSQYLATSTTAENRQLANPVSTNSISCNASNQDVVSMGTVAARKAFKSVSNAKHVLTLEVLADLQALSFRNADRLGTGTGKLYAILNRDFAVYDNRRVFHEDLVRFRKLLFSSQLLDDLAPYLGHEG; this comes from the coding sequence ATGTCCAACCGTCCCACAGTAACGCTGAACGGCGCCGACCTGACCGTGGCCGACATCGTCACCATCGGCGTCGGCGACCGCGCGGTGGCCCTTGACGCCGCCGCCCTGGAGCGCTGCCGTGCCAGCCGCGCCTTCCTCGAGGAAGAGGTCGCCGCGCGCCGCATCATCTACGGCGTCAACACCTCCTTCGGGCCCATGTGCAACAAGATCATCGAGGACGCCGAGATCGAAGCGCTCCAGGTGAACCTGATCCGCAGCCACGCCGCCGGCCTGGGCGATCCACTCAAGCCCTACATCGCCAACGCCGTCATGGCGGTGCGCCTGAACACCCTGGTCAAGGGGTACTCCGGCGTGCGCGTCGAGCTCCTTGAGTTCATGAAGGAGCTGGTGAACCGCGGCATCGCCCCCTACATCCCCGAGTGCGGCTCCGTCGGGGCCTCGGGCGACCTGATCCACCTGGCGCACCTGGCCCTCACTATCATCGGGGAGGGGAAATCCTACTACCAGAACGAGTTGCACGACACCGGCGCGCTCTTCGCCCGCCTCGGCATCACCCCCTTCTCGCTCAGCTTCAAGGAGGGGATCGCCCTCATGAACGGCACCTCCGCCATGACCGCGGTGGCCGCCTTCGCCCTCTTCGGTGCCCGGAAGATCCTGAACCTCTCCCTGTTCACCGGCGCCTTCGCCCTGGAGATCTTCGGCGGCATCGACGACGCCTTCGACGAGGACCTGCACCTGGTCAAGCCGCACCCCGGCCAGCTCGAGGTGGCCCGCGCCATCCGCGCCCTCTACGCCGGCTCCGGCAACATCACCCTGAGAAAGGAGATGCACGAGCGCATCCGCGGCCACGAGACCGACGGGCCGGTCTACGAGACCAGCGTCAACGTGCAGGACGTCTACTCGGTGCGCTGCACGCCGCAGGTGCTGGCGCCGGTGCTGGAGGCGATCGACGCGGCGGAGCGCACCGTGACCATCGAGGCCAACTCCTCTAATGACAATCCGATCGTCATCCCGGAGCGCAAGAAGGTGATCCACGGCGGCAACTTCCACGGCCAGAGCATCGGCTTCGCCATGGATTCCCTCTGCATGGCCATGGCGACCATGTGCACCCTGTCCGAGCGCCGCATCAACAAGTTCCTGGACCGCAGCATCAACGAGGGGCTGCCGGAGTTCCTGATCCCCGGAACCCCGGGCCTCACCATGGGCTTCATGGGGAGCCAGTACCTGGCGACCTCGACCACGGCCGAGAACCGCCAGCTGGCCAACCCGGTCTCCACCAACTCCATCTCCTGCAACGCCTCCAACCAGGACGTGGTCAGCATGGGTACGGTGGCGGCGCGCAAGGCCTTCAAGTCGGTCAGTAATGCCAAGCACGTGCTTACCCTGGAAGTGCTCGCCGACCTGCAGGCACTCTCGTTTAGAAACGCGGATCGCCTGGGTACCGGGACCGGCAAGCTCTACGCCATCCTGAACCGGGACTTCGCCGTGTACGACAACCGGCGCGTCTTCCACGAGGACCTGGTCCGCTTCCGGAAGCTTCTCTTCTCGAGCCAGCTCCTGGACGACCTGGCCCCGTACCTGGGCCACGAGGGGTAA